The Montipora foliosa isolate CH-2021 chromosome 1, ASM3666993v2, whole genome shotgun sequence genome has a window encoding:
- the LOC137971715 gene encoding neuropeptide F receptor-like, with amino-acid sequence MATNSTNSTGSYENSTNSSFSRRAPLDRFSSTRIVVLSLQLLVTLVGIGGNIIVCVITSKKRNLKIASNHFILNLALADLGILVIYYPLHVVSIELSFSWPFGRFTCQIIRPFFDIFFGAGICCITAIGFHRYRILFYCMKPQMNVQAAKRILFVIWLLPFIIVVMPLFFVMELKPIPKVGLWICEATWPNCISFRLYKAANILTFYFFPLAIITSTYVRIRNKLRDNIRSNDSYRLANLRSRDTARKDVDYRTRQNRRALRLLTPVVVIFAICMAPSVIMTLLEIFSKDPSKTFTGLKYVVELRRLSQLLMLVNSSANPMIYSVVNTEFRRDLARLIRCD; translated from the coding sequence ATGGCCACAAACAGCACTAATTCCACAGGCTCATATGAGAATTCTACAAACTCCTCTTTCAGCAGACGTGCACCCCTAGATCGCTTTTCGAGTACAAGAATAgttgttctttctttgcaacTCCTCGTTACCTTGGTGGGAATTGGCGGAAACATCATCGTATGTGTCATTACATCGAAGAAACGAAACTTAAAGATCGCCAGCAATCACTTTATTCTAAATCTCGCCTTGGCGGACTTAGGGATTCTTGTCATTTATTATCCTCTTCATGTTGTCAGCATAGAGCTCTCTTTCTCGTGGCCGTTTGGTAGGTTCACCTGTCAAATAATTCGACCATTCTTTGACATTTTCTTCGGGGCTGGTATTTGCTGCATCACCGCCATTGGCTTTCACCGCTACAGAATTCTCTTTTATTGCATGAAACCGCAGATGAACGTGCAAGCAGCAAAGCGCATTCTGTTTGTTATATGGCTTCTGCCGTTCATAATCGTTGTGATGCCACTGTTTTTCGTCATGGAACTGAAACCCATTCCGAAGGTGGGACTCTGGATTTGCGAAGCCACCTGGCCCAACTGCATCTCCTTTAGGTTGTACAAGGCTGCTAACATACTGACGTTTTATTTCTTTCCCCTCGCCATTATAACTTCTACTTATGTTCGCATACGAAACAAACTGCGAGATAATATTCGTAGTAACGATAGTTACAGACTAGCAAACTTAAGGTCAAGAGACACTGCCCGAAAAGACGTCGACTACAGAACTAGGCAAAATCGTCGGGCTCTAAGATTGCTTACCCCTGTGGTCGTAATTTTTGCGATTTGCATGGCTCCTAGCGTCATTATGACGTTGTTGGAAATCTTCTCAAAAGACCCAAGTAAGACCTTCACGGGCCTCAAGTACGTGGTAGAGCTTCGGCGACTTTCCCAACTCTTAATGCTCGTGAACTCGTCTGCAAATCCAATGATCTATTCGGTGGTTAACACGGAGTTTCGTCGAGACCTTGCACGTCTAATACGATGTGACTAA
- the LOC137971711 gene encoding bifunctional 3'-5' exonuclease/ATP-dependent helicase WRN-like yields MYDQISSLREKAVQAAILGVKEAESDEDGDSPVTITCQWEGTKERIIQAQYEIVFSHPEAFLSCEDGLKVIQSTIYLSAVKAVIVDEAHCILEWRDDFRPHYGKLSVLAALFPNAPIAALTATATTGDRHTICNTLCLRNPKLVIANLNRPNVFFSKVFREGSDNEAYAKILQPIATSLLEQGTCYPLTLIYLPLPWCGRAYKLFEGILKEKQYDPEEGPLIPENRLFGQFHAPQTGKMKETILKELCNPDSKCRVVFATMALGMGVNISSVKEVIHIGPPRSVREYFQEAGRAGRDNKQSHAIRAGPYPVEANKKIS; encoded by the exons ATGTACGACCAAATTTCAAGCTTGAGAGAGAAAGCGGTGCAAGCAGCGATTTTGGGGGTGAAAGAGGCCGAATCGGACGAGGATGGCGATTCACCGGTTACAATAACTTGTCAGTGGGAAGGAACTAAAGAGCGTATTATTCAGGCCCAATATGAAATCGTTTTCTCTCATCCTGAGGCGTTTTTATCTTGTGAGGACGGACTAAAAGTTATTCAGAGCACAATCTATTTATCAGCCGTCAAAGCAGTGATTGTAGATGAGGCGCATTGCATCCTTGAATG GCGAGATGACTTCAGACCTCATTATGGGAAATTAAGTGTACTAGCTGCCCTTTTCCCAAATGCTCCCATTGCAGCCCTTACTGCAACAGCAACAACTGGTGATAGACATACTATTTGTAACACACTTTGTCTGAGGAATCCCAAGCTGGTAATAGCAAATCTCAACCGTCCAAATGTCTTTTTTAGCAAAGTATTCAGAGAGGGAAGTGATAATGAAGCATATGCTAAAATTCTGCAACCCATTGCCACATCTCTTTTGGAACAGGGTACTTGTTATCCCTTAACATTAATTTATCTGCCTCTACCATGGTGTGGAAGGGCCTATAAGCTTTTTGAAGGCAttcttaaagaaaaacaatatgACCCAGAAGAGGGACCTTTAATACCTGAAAATAGATTATTTGGGCAATTTCATGCTCCACAGACAGGAAAAATGAAAgagacaattttaaaggaactTTGTAACCCAGATAGTAAATGCAGAGTTGTTTTTGCTACAATGGCTTTGGGAATGGGTGTTAACATTTCATCTGTAAAAGAGGTGATACACATTGGTCCGCCAAGATCAGTACGTGAATACTTCCAAGAAGCAGGTCGTGCAGGAAGAGACAATAAACAGTCTCATGCTATCCGGGCAGGCCCTTATCCAGTGGaggcaaacaaaaaaatcagtTGA